The nucleotide sequence GGGCGCCAACATCTCCGAGGTGGCGCGGCGCAACGGGGTGAACCGTGGCCTGCTCACGGTCTGGCGTCGGGAGGCGGGCACCGTCCCGGAAGCGGCCCCGGCGCAGACGCCGCTGTTCGTCCCGGTCACGGTGGGCGACGCCCCCATGCCCACTTCCCCGGAGGACCGGCGTCCGGCGGCTCGGGAGACGGCGCCGGACCGCATCGAGATGGACCTGCGCAGCGGGCGGCTGGTGTTCCACCGTTCTCCCGATCATTCAATTCGGGAGACTCGCTCCGCCCTGATCCCGCCGGAAGGTGAGCCAGAACACCGCTTACGACGTAGAACAGGCCGTCCAGCATGCGCCGCATGTCGGTGGTGCGCGGCCGACCACCGGGCTTGGGCGGCGGGATCAACGGTTCAAGGAGACGGAACTGGTCATCGCTGAGCGCCTGGCCGGCCCCAAAGTCCCCAACCAGAGCGCGATCCGAGGGTGTCCACATCGGCGGTCTCCAGACGGGAAAATCCCTTTCCGAACAGCCGACGCCACCAGCCGTCACCGTCGCTCAAACAAAGTGGGCGCGGCTTTCAAAACGGGCTGTGAGGCTTGCCCAGAGGTGCGGGACAGATTGTCCGTCTCTACATTGAATTGAAACAACCGATAAGCAAGCGCAGTTGCTGAGGGTGATTTGTTCTTTTCCTCCGTCATGGCTGGAAAGGTCCATGTCGTTGTTGGCACCCCAAAACTCATAAGTGTAGTTTTTATCGACAGGAACATAATAAAGATTTTCTTCTAAGTTTTGTCATTGTGGACATTCGGAAAACGCGCGCTATTCACGTATGCGCGACCCCGATTTGTATCTCGATGCGGTTATCCGCAGATTCCGGACCGTGCCAGCCGTGGTAAACTTCACGGCTTTCGCTGCTGGCGCGTAGCCCGGCCACCGCCATAGCTTGCAACAAGGGTTGATAGCCGCCAGTGAACAGCTTGGACAGCGGCCCTTCGTACATCAGGCGAGCGCAACGCAATGCCGGGAGTGCTGGCAGTTCGTCGCTGACCACGGGCAAGCAAAACTCCAGCTCGAATACAGTGTGTGCGTCCTGGGGCATGGACTGCGCAACAAAAAGCGGTGGCCCGTTGATCACGAGCTGGCGCGCCATCGCCTCGGCGCACAAGGCTTCGTAGGCCAGCGCGGCCTGCTCGCCAATCTGTGGAATGGTCATCCGGCCTTTGCGCCGTAGCACTGCAATGGCTTCGGTCGTATGAATGTCCATGATTCTCTCCTTATTGATATGATTGCAAGGTCATGGCCGGCCTCGGTTCAGCCGAACCCAAGCTGGCATGCGACCAGGGCCACATGTGATAAGGCACGGAAGGGCCTTGCGCGGCCCGAGCTCGCCGGCACGCTGGAGGCAGACGGGCGCACACCGACCGGCCATAGCGCCATGGTCCAGTCCGAACCCTGAGCTACCATAATCTGACCGGCTGTCTCATTCGCGTTGACACGTACCGCTACGTCTGCTGGCTGAGCAGTTCGGCGCCGAGCCCACGGAGGTCCGACAGTTCCTGCGTGGCGAACTTAATTCCGCGCGCACCCACGAGTTGGCCCAGGGCATGCGAGCTGCCGGTCTGCCGGTCTGCCGATCGCGCCGGAACGGCCCGTCTCACGCAATTCTGTCCGAGCCCGATGATTGCAGGCCGCCACACCTACTCCTCTTGTTCGAGGAAGACTATCACGCTCCGTGTGATGTTGGTAGGATCGGCTCAATCGGGGAATGGGAGTAGGAGCCGTGACCGAACCTCTAAAGCTCTCACAGGATACGGACCTCTCCGTCGTAATGCCCAGGCTTGGGAGGTTGACGGGCTTCGATCTCGCAAGGCTCTGGGGGGCCAGTCACTTGGCCCTATCGCGCGAGACAGACCCCGCCGAAGCCGACCAACTGTCCAGGGGGCTTGATGCCATACGGAAGGCCATTGAACAGCGCCTCCCTCCATAATCGGTTGCAGGCTTTCCCGTTCCGACGGCCCTTGGGACTCCGGCAAGTTGGAGCGAAAATCCGAGAGGGCATGACCGTCGCCGCCGGATCGTGCTTCGCCCGTCCCCACCACCGCCTCCGGAATGCGGAGCGCAGCACCCGGCTCCGCTCCGCACTACAGGCGAGGAACAACTACTCGCCTTCCATTCGGCGGGCCGCCAGCGCGGCCAAGTCGCTTTCCAGCATCGCATGAAAGCGCCGAAGAACGGCCCGGCGCTGTGGCTGCACGTCAGCCTCGATGATGGCCCTCGCGATCATCGGCAGCATCGCCCGAGCGTCGTCTTCTGGCATGGTCCATCCACACAGCGGCTTCACGGCTTCCACCTCACTGCTGCAAGGAAGGAAAGCCTCCTCCGTGAGGAGGCTGCCGGTTGCGCATGGCTTGGATGGGGCTTGGTCGTCTCCTCAATTGCTCGGCAACTGGAGCAATGACCGAAAGCACGTCGTCCCGTGACAGGCCGTCCCTGCGCAGAATGGCTTGACCGACGGGATCGTTCAGAAGGTCGAGGACGCGGGAAAGCCACGTCATCGCTGTGTCCTCCTCGTGTTCTAATTGCAGTCTGCTTCCGAGTGTCTGCCAGAAGACCGGTTCGGTCTCCGCCAGCAGCGGGCCGAGATGGGTAAGCCTTGAGCCGGTTTCAACCTTCTCGCCTGCGCGAAAGCGGTAGAGGACTGCAGGAGGGCGTTTTTCTCCCATCGTCCCATTGAACCGCGCCCCAGTGTGTCGTTTCACGGCCATGCCCACGCTGTTCCTCACGAGTGGGTCTGATGTGGTGGTCCCCGTTTCCCGGACAGTCGGCTAGGCTTGGTTCGCCCAGGATGAGGAACGGACCCGATGACGGGGAAACGGAAGCGGGATTCGGCGGAGTTCAAGGCGAAGATGGCGCTGGAGGCGATCTGGGGCGAGCTGACGGTGTCGCAACTGGTCGCCAAGCCCGGCGTCCGTCATCTCACCGTGATCACCCGCCTGCACCGCGATGCCGAGCGGTACGAGCCGGCACCGGCACGCACCGCGCGGGCCATGGGGCGACGTGGGTGAAGGGGCGCGGCTGCCCACGCTGAACGAGCGGCTGGCCGATCCGGCGACCGTGTGGCAACGGGCAACGAAGCGGCGTTGCTACGGCAAAACGGAGCGCCGCCTCGACCTCGACTCGGGCACGGTGCTCCGGCACCGCCTCGGTCGTCAGCTGGCGATCCGTTGGGCGCTGGTGTGCCGGCGACGGCGAGAAACCGCCGCAGGCGTTTTTGAGCACCGATCCCGTCGCCGACCCGGTGGCGATCCTCGGCTGGTTCGTCCAAAGGTGGCGGGTCGAGGTGACGCTGTCCGAAGTCCGTCGCCACCTCGGGGCGAGACACAGCGGCAATGGTCCGACCTGGCGATCCTGCGCACCACGCCGGCCCTGCTCGGCCTGTTCTCGCTCGTCACGCTGTGGGCGGACCGGCTCGCCGCCGACCGGACGGCGTGCGCTGGTATAGCAAGGCCGAGCCCACCTTCCGTCATACGCTCGCCTTGGTTCGCCGCAAGCAGTGCACCGAACCGACTTTCGCAACGTCAAGGCAGAACCGCGACAACGCCGAAATCCCGAACAGTAAGCGGTGTTCTGGCCCCACCTTCCGGCGGCATCAGGGCGGAGCGAGTCTCCCGGATCGAATGATTGGGAGAACGGTTTGTGTCTACGCTCGACCTTACGCTTGACCCGGAGCCCGTGCGGGTGCGCCGCATGGAGGTGATCACGGGCGATGTGGGCCGCCGGATCTGGTCGCCGGAGGAGAAGGCGCGGATCCTGGCCGAGGCGGCGGTGCCCGGGGCTGTGGTCTCCGAAGTGGCCCGGCGTCATGGACTCCGGCCCCAGCAGGTGTTCGGTTGGCGCCGGGAAGCCCGCGCCGCCGGCCGCTTCCAGGAGGAGAGCATAGTGTTCGCGCCGGTGGTGCTGGACAGCACGCCGTCCTCCGCCACGCCGATGCCGAAGGAGCCGCCCGTTATTGAGGTGCAGATCGGCGATATGGTGGTGCGCGTGCCCGCCGGCATGGACAGCGCCACCGTCAAGGCGGTGCTGCGCGCCGTGAGGGCGACGCGGTGATTGGCCTCGAGGGCGCGGTGCGGGTGCTGGTCGCCGCCAAGCCGATCGATTTCCGCAAGGGCATGGACGGACTGGCCGCCCTGGTGCAGCAGCAACTGGGAGCCGATCCCTTCAGCGGGGTCGTCTACGTCTTCCGCGCCAAGCGA is from Azospirillum thermophilum and encodes:
- a CDS encoding GyrI-like domain-containing protein, which produces MDIHTTEAIAVLRRKGRMTIPQIGEQAALAYEALCAEAMARQLVINGPPLFVAQSMPQDAHTVFELEFCLPVVSDELPALPALRCARLMYEGPLSKLFTGGYQPLLQAMAVAGLRASSESREVYHGWHGPESADNRIEIQIGVAHT
- the tnpA gene encoding IS66-like element accessory protein TnpA; the encoded protein is MEVITGDVGRRIWSPEEKARILAEAAVPGAVVSEVARRHGLRPQQVFGWRREARAAGRFQEESIVFAPVVLDSTPSSATPMPKEPPVIEVQIGDMVVRVPAGMDSATVKAVLRAVRATR
- a CDS encoding DUF2288 domain-containing protein gives rise to the protein MAVKRHTGARFNGTMGEKRPPAVLYRFRAGEKVETGSRLTHLGPLLAETEPVFWQTLGSRLQLEHEEDTAMTWLSRVLDLLNDPVGQAILRRDGLSRDDVLSVIAPVAEQLRRRPSPIQAMRNRQPPHGGGFPSLQQ